The Rhodoferax sediminis genome has a segment encoding these proteins:
- a CDS encoding SDR family NAD(P)-dependent oxidoreductase, whose amino-acid sequence MNQLDLSGRHAVITGGAAGLGLAIAQRMLASGAQVTLWDLDAAALGQAAQALGAGVHTVVVDVGEHASVVQAVRQTVAQQPTIDALVNCAGITGPNVKVWDYPPEQWLQVMQVNLNGLFYCCRELVPHMREHNYGRIVNIASVAGKDGNPNASAYSASKAAVIALTKSLGKELADTGVRVNCITPAAVKTAIFEQMTPEHIAFMLSKIPMGRFGTPQEVAAMVAWLCTEECSFSTGAVFDLSGGRSTY is encoded by the coding sequence ATGAACCAGCTCGACCTGAGCGGCCGCCATGCGGTCATCACCGGTGGCGCGGCCGGCCTGGGGCTGGCCATCGCGCAGCGCATGCTCGCGTCGGGCGCGCAGGTCACGCTGTGGGATCTCGACGCCGCGGCGCTGGGCCAGGCCGCGCAGGCACTCGGCGCGGGTGTGCACACCGTGGTGGTGGACGTGGGCGAGCACGCCAGCGTGGTGCAGGCCGTGCGCCAGACGGTGGCGCAGCAGCCCACGATCGACGCGCTGGTCAACTGCGCGGGCATCACCGGTCCGAACGTGAAGGTCTGGGACTACCCTCCCGAGCAGTGGCTGCAGGTCATGCAGGTGAACCTGAACGGCCTGTTCTACTGCTGCCGCGAACTGGTGCCGCACATGCGCGAGCACAACTACGGGCGCATCGTCAACATCGCCTCGGTGGCCGGCAAGGACGGCAACCCGAATGCCAGTGCCTACAGCGCGAGCAAGGCCGCGGTGATCGCGCTGACCAAGTCGCTTGGCAAGGAGCTGGCCGACACCGGCGTGCGCGTGAACTGCATAACGCCCGCGGCCGTGAAGACCGCAATTTTCGAGCAGATGACGCCCGAGCACATCGCGTTCATGCTCTCGAAGATTCCCATGGGGCGCTTTGGCACGCCGCAGGAGGTGGCGGCCATGGTGGCGTGGCTGTGCACCGAAGAGTGCTCGTTCTCCACCGGCGCCGTGTTCGACCTGTCGGGCGGCCGCTCCACTTACTGA
- a CDS encoding SDR family oxidoreductase yields the protein MRLKGKTALVTAAGQGIGRASVLAMAAEGAQVWATDVNTRLLESYAGVANVTALALDVLDKAAIHKVAADLPALDILFNCAGFVHNGTILQATDEEWDFAFNLNVRSQYWMIQAALPKMLAHGGGSIINMSSVASSVKGLPSRFVYGASKAAVVGLTKAVAADFVGQGIRCNAIAPGTVDTPSLGERISSYADPAEARKNFIARQPMGRLAQAHEIAPIVVYLASDESQFATGQLFSVDGGMTI from the coding sequence ATGAGACTCAAAGGCAAAACCGCACTGGTCACGGCGGCCGGGCAAGGGATCGGCCGGGCCAGCGTGCTGGCCATGGCTGCCGAGGGCGCCCAGGTCTGGGCCACCGACGTCAACACGAGGCTGCTGGAGAGCTACGCGGGCGTGGCCAACGTCACCGCGCTGGCGCTGGACGTGCTCGACAAGGCCGCCATCCACAAGGTCGCCGCCGATTTGCCGGCGCTCGACATCCTGTTCAACTGCGCCGGCTTTGTGCACAACGGCACCATCCTGCAGGCCACGGATGAAGAGTGGGACTTCGCCTTCAACCTGAACGTGCGCTCGCAGTACTGGATGATCCAGGCCGCGCTGCCCAAGATGCTGGCCCATGGCGGGGGCAGCATCATCAACATGTCCAGTGTGGCCAGCAGCGTGAAGGGCTTGCCCAGCCGTTTTGTGTACGGCGCCAGCAAGGCCGCCGTGGTGGGGCTCACGAAAGCGGTCGCTGCCGATTTTGTGGGGCAGGGGATTCGCTGCAACGCGATTGCCCCGGGCACGGTGGATACGCCCTCGCTGGGCGAGCGCATCAGCAGCTACGCCGATCCGGCCGAGGCGCGCAAGAACTTCATCGCGCGCCAGCCCATGGGGCGGCTGGCGCAGGCCCACGAGATTGCCCCCATCGTGGTGTATCTGGCCAGCGACGAATCGCAGTTCGCCACGGGGCAATTGTTCTCGGTGGATGGCGGCATGACGATATGA
- a CDS encoding FadR/GntR family transcriptional regulator, translating to MPLQALEPQRLYRQIAGQLRALIQAGEFAVGARLPAERDLAKQLGVSRPSVREALIALEVEGWVEIRTGSGVYVLDRTSAANPGGRVEVSPAEWGPLELIRARRVVEGEIASIAATQARRRDVAAMDGAIAAMKSAAAQGVLPLEGDRAFHTAVAEACGNVVLTETVQNFWDSRHGPLFERLGGHFETPQSWRCAIAEHEAIVEAIRAHDGAGARAAMHAHMDKSHARFSASWRRAKSA from the coding sequence ATGCCCCTGCAAGCCTTAGAGCCGCAACGCCTGTACCGCCAGATCGCGGGGCAGTTGCGCGCGCTGATCCAGGCCGGCGAGTTTGCGGTGGGCGCGCGCCTGCCGGCCGAGCGCGACCTGGCCAAACAACTGGGCGTGAGCCGGCCTTCGGTGCGCGAAGCCCTGATCGCGCTGGAGGTCGAGGGCTGGGTCGAGATCCGCACCGGCTCGGGTGTGTATGTGCTGGACCGCACCAGCGCGGCAAACCCCGGCGGGCGCGTGGAAGTCTCACCCGCCGAATGGGGGCCGCTGGAGCTCATTCGTGCGCGCCGCGTGGTGGAAGGCGAGATCGCCTCGATCGCCGCCACACAGGCCCGGCGCCGCGACGTGGCGGCCATGGACGGCGCCATCGCCGCCATGAAAAGCGCCGCCGCGCAAGGCGTGCTGCCACTGGAGGGTGACCGCGCCTTTCACACCGCGGTCGCCGAAGCCTGCGGCAACGTGGTGCTGACCGAGACGGTGCAAAACTTCTGGGATTCGCGCCACGGCCCGCTGTTCGAGCGCCTGGGCGGTCATTTCGAAACCCCGCAGTCGTGGCGCTGCGCCATTGCCGAGCACGAAGCCATCGTGGAAGCGATCCGCGCGCATGACGGCGCGGGTGCCCGCGCAGCCATGCACGCGCACATGGACAAGTCCCACGCCCGCTTCAGTGCGAGCTGGCGCCGCGCCAAAAGCGCCTGA